Proteins from one Fragaria vesca subsp. vesca linkage group LG6, FraVesHawaii_1.0, whole genome shotgun sequence genomic window:
- the LOC101294387 gene encoding ethylene-responsive transcription factor ERF024-like, whose translation MHCSKSSSSSTTGPGRHPTYRGVRRRSNGKWVSEIREPKKPNRIWLGTFLTPEMAAVAYDVAALALKGQDAELNFPNSASSLPVPASNSSRDIQAAAASAAAAISAAAAAMGVGNLATSSWPSTESSHGHMLNDHEFVDEDLIFDMPNVLMNMAEGMLLSPPRLDIAGDHDALATEEHGTLWKFN comes from the exons ATGCATTG TTCTAAATCAAGCAGCAGCTCCACTACTGGTCCGGGGCGTCACCCGACCTATCGGGGTGTAAGGCGCCGGAGCAATGGAAAATGGGTGTCAGAAATTCGAGAGCCAAAGAAGCCTAATAGAATCTGGCTAGGCACATTTCTCACACCAGAAATGGCTGCGGTTGCCTATGATGTCGCTGCACTAGCTCTCAAGGGTCAAGACGCTGAGCTCAACTTCCCCAACTCGGCATCTTCATTGCCTGTGCCTGCTTCCAACTCATCAAGAGATATCCAGGCCGCAGCAGCCTCTGCTGCTGCTGCTATAAGTGCAGCTGCCGCGGCCATGGGAGTAGGAAATCTTGCTACCTCTAGCTGGCCGAGTACTGAGAGCAGTCATGGGCATATGCTAAATGATCACGAATTTGTCGATGAGGATCTGATCTTCGATATGCCTAATGTTCTAATGAATATGGCAGAGGGAATGCTTCTTAGTCCTCCGCGCTTGGACATAGCAGGTGATCATGATGCATTAGCCACTGAAGAACATGGCACCCTTTGGAAGTTTAATTAG
- the LOC101294685 gene encoding trihelix transcription factor GT-2-like → MEMEDQYNLGDLRQLMNGTGRSHFQAIQNPAELFPSSHHHRPQLLAPAHHQHHHHQQHPYEIMMMGRLPTSHDMVPRGIHEFRSADSAGGGGACTNNTVAATSCLSGGGGLEVEAGGCLGGDGGSGRWPRQETLTLLEIRSRLDHKFKEANQKGPLWDEVSRIMCEEHGYQRSGKKCREKFENLYKYYKKTKEGKAGRQDGKHYRFFRQLEALYGETSNNIAASSLPPDQSHFVGNNNINNNNNNNSFRYQAQPSHQDTTTAATYQSTQSVSNSSDFKDSSSSEDNGASAIAPIDDDVLEMKRMRKRRGWKVKIKEFIDVQMRKMMEKQDEWLEKLTSTLEQKERERVLREEEWRKQEAGRAEREQQFWAKERAWIESRDKALMDALQKLTGSSTSHEVKTSSSTPEQDHEDIVSEQRTWPECEINRLVQLRGSMESRFSTNQRGGCSDEILWEEIASKMSCLGYERSGMVCKEKWESINYGSKCSKELFSKKRKENNLSRPTSCYFGNNESNSSMYNSQGGVYATCEMNNHERVDDGSPPANPNVGNAAVVNETCFPFLMGEGDNLWENYGLKLSKGS, encoded by the exons ATGGAAATGGAGGACCAGTACAATTTAGGAGATCTCAGGCAGCTCATGAACGGAACCGGTAGGTCTCACTTCCAGGCCATCCAGAATCCGGCGGAGCTCTTCCCCAGTAGCCACCACCACCGGCCTCAGCTCCTCGCTCCGGCCCATCATCAGCATCATCATCACCAGCAACATCCCTACGAGATCATGATGATGGGTCGGCTTCCGACCTCCCACGACATGGTGCCACGTGGGATTCATGAGTTTCGGTCAGCTGACTCGGCCGGTGGTGGTGGTGCTTGTACTAATAACACTGTTGCGGCTACTTCTTGTCTCAGTGGCGGCGGCGGTCTGGAGGTGGAGGCTGGAGGCTGTCTTGGCGGTGATGGCGGCTCCGGGAGGTGGCCGAGGCAAGAGACTCTCACGCTTCTGGAGATCCGGTCACGACTCGATCACAAGTTCAAAGAGGCTAATCAGAAGGGGCCGCTCTGGGATGAAGTCTCTAG GATCATGTGTGAGGAACATGGGTATCAAAGAAGCGGAAAAAAATGCAGGGAAAAATTCGAAAACTTGTACAAGTATTACAAGAAGACAAAGGAAGGAAAGGCCGGAAGACAAGATGGCAAGCACTACAGATTCTTTCGGCAGCTTGAAGCTCTCTATGGCGAAACTAGCAACAACATTGCCGCCTCATCACTCCCGCCAGATCAATCCCATTTCGTCGGTAATAATAATATCAATAACAACAACAATAATAATAGTTTTCGTTATCAAGCTCAACCGAGTCATCAAGATACTACTACTGCTGCTACATATCAGTCCACTCAGAGCGTCTCGAACTCCTCCGATTTCAAGGACTCCTCTTCCTCGGAGGACAACGGCGCCAGTGCCATTGCTCCGATAGACGATGACGTGCTTGAGATGAAGAGAATGAGGAAGAGGAGGGGATGGAAGGTGAAGATAAAGGAGTTTATCGACGTGCAAATGAGGAAGATGATGGAGAAGCAAGACGAATGGTTGGAGAAGCTGACGAGCACGCTTGAGCAGAAAGAAAGGGAGAGGGTGTTGAGAGAGGAGGAGTGGCGAAAACAAGAGGCGGGCCGGGCGGAGAGAGAGCAGCAGTTTTGGGCTAAAGAGAGGGCATGGATTGAATCAAGGGATAAAGCTCTCATGGATGCATTGCAGAAACTAACAGGAAGTAGTACTAGCCATGAAGTAAAGACTTCTTCTTCAACACCAGAGCAAGATCACGAGGACATTGTGAGTGAGCAACGGACATGGCCGGAATGCGAGATTAACAGATTGGTTCAGCTGAGAGGAAGCATGGAGTCGAGGTTTAGTACTAATCAGAGAGGTGGGTGTTCAGATGAAATTCTTTGGGAGGAGATAGCGTCCAAGATGAGTTGTTTGGGGTACGAAAGGAGTGGAATGGTGTGCAAGGAGAAATGGGAGAGCATAAACTATGGGAGCAAGTGTTCCAAGGAGTTGTTCAGTAAGAAGCGGAAGGAAAACAATCTTTCAAGACCAACTTCTTGTTACTTTGGGAATAATGAGTCTAATTCCTCAATGTACAACAGTCAAGGAGGAGTCTATGCTACTTGTGAAATGAACAATCATGAACGTGTTGATGATGGTTCTCCTCCTGCTAATCCAAATGTAGGCAATGCTGCAGTGGTGAACGAGACTTGTTTTCCATTTTTGATGGGTGAAGGAGACAACTTGTGGGAGAACTATGGTTTGAAGCTCAGCAAGGGTAGTTAA
- the LOC101304014 gene encoding fructose-bisphosphate aldolase cytoplasmic isozyme-like, which produces MTAYRGKYADELIKNAAYIGTPGKGILAADESTGTIGKRFDSIKVENVEENRRALRELLFTAPGVLQYLSGVILFEETLYQKTAEGKPFVDVLNEGGVLPGIKVDKGVVELKGTDGETTTQGLDGLGARCAKYYEAGARFAKWRAVLKIGPNEPSQLSINENANGLARYAIICQENGLVPIVEPEILVDGPHSIDKCADVTERVLAACYKALNDHHVLLEGTLLKPNMVTPGSEAKKASPEVIAEYTVRALQRTTPAAVPAVVFLSGGQSEEEATLNLNAMNQLKGKKPWTLSFSFGRALQASTLKAWSGKKENVKAAQQALLTRAKANSEATLGIYKGDAKLGEGAAESLHVKDYKY; this is translated from the exons ATGACTGCTTACAGAGGCAAATACGCTG ATGAGCTCATTAAGAATGCTGCCTACATTGGCACCCCTGGAAAGGGTATTCTAGCTGCTGATGAGTCCACTGGCACTATTGGAAAACGTTTTGACAGCATCAAAGTTGAGAATGTTGAAGAGAACAGGCGTGCTCTTCGTGAGCTCCTCTTCACTGCCCCTGGTGTCCTCCAGTACCTTAGTGGAGTGATCCTCTTTGAGGAGACCCTCTACCAGAAGACAGCTGAAG GCAAGCCTTTCGTTGATGTCTTGAACGAGGGTGGTGTTCTTCCTGGTATCAAGGTTGACAAGGGTGTTGTTGAGCTTAAAGGTACTGATGGTGAGACCACAACCCAGGGATTGGATGGCCTTGGTGCCCGCTGCGCTAAGTACTACGAAGCTGGTGCCAGGTTTGCCAAATGGCGTGCCGTTCTCAAGATTGGTCCCAATGAGCCATCTCAGCTCTCAATCAACGAGAATGCTAATGGCTTGGCTCGTTATGCTATCATCTGCCAGGAGAATGGTTTGGTACCCATTGTTGAGCCTGAGATCCTTGTTGATGGACCCCACTCCATTGACAAGTGTGCTGATGTGACTGAGCGTGTACTTGCTGCATGTTACAAGGCTCTCAATGACCACCACGTCCTTCTTGAAGGAACTCTCTTGAAGCCCAACATGGTTACTCCCGGATCTGAAGCCAAGAAGGCTTCACCAGAAGTGATTGCTGAGTACACCGTCCGTGCCTTGCAGCGCACTACCCCCGCAGCTGTCCCTGCTGTGGTGTTCTTGTCTGGTGGACAGAGTGAGGAGGAGGCTACCCTCAACCTTAACGCCATGAACCAGCTCAAGGGAAAGAAGCCATGGACTCTTTCCTTCTCTTTTGGCCGTGCTCTTCAGGCCAGCACTCTCAAGGCTTGGTCAGGAAAGAAAGAGAATGTCAAGGCTGCCCAGCAGGCACTCCTCACAAGGGCCAAGGCCAACTCAGAGGCAACCTTGGGAATCTACAAGGGTGATGCCAAGCTCGGAGAAGGAGCTGCTGAGAGCCTTCATGTCAAGGACTACAAGTACTGA